The following coding sequences are from one uncultured Desulfobacter sp. window:
- a CDS encoding methyl-accepting chemotaxis protein, producing MPTYFSRKADLSSRIAQGDLTVEAHKASDEDLMGHAFEKIVDHLGILLKKVKTSAGKVRQNTEQINEANISLSKWTGDQTLSVTFLKESVQEIADKNHENDRHADDAAVFVHKSQELVGKGKAQMDKMVQAMSDIDRSSREVGFMVGVIKDIANQTRRLALNATIEPARAGEAGKGFAVVAEEIRKLAASAEETALISAHLTEQAARLEESLGMFKMSG from the coding sequence ATGCCGACCTATTTCAGCAGAAAAGCGGACCTGTCGTCCAGGATTGCCCAGGGGGATTTAACGGTGGAAGCCCATAAAGCATCGGATGAAGACCTCATGGGGCATGCCTTTGAGAAAATTGTGGACCACCTGGGCATCCTGCTCAAAAAAGTAAAAACGTCGGCCGGAAAAGTCCGACAGAATACTGAACAGATTAATGAGGCCAATATCAGTCTCTCCAAATGGACCGGAGATCAGACCTTGTCCGTGACCTTTCTTAAAGAGAGCGTCCAGGAGATCGCCGATAAAAACCATGAAAATGACCGTCATGCCGATGATGCGGCAGTCTTTGTTCATAAATCCCAGGAACTGGTGGGAAAAGGCAAAGCGCAAATGGATAAAATGGTGCAGGCCATGTCCGATATTGACCGGTCCAGCCGGGAGGTCGGTTTCATGGTCGGAGTTATCAAGGATATTGCCAACCAGACCCGGCGTCTGGCGCTGAATGCCACCATTGAACCTGCGAGAGCAGGGGAGGCCGGCAAAGGCTTTGCCGTTGTTGCCGAAGAGATCCGCAAGCTGGCAGCCAGTGCCGAGGAGACGGCACTGATCTCAGCACATTTAACGGAGCAGGCGGCCCGGCTTGAAGAGTCTTTGGGGATGTTTAAGATGAGTGGCTGA